From the Endozoicomonas sp. Mp262 genome, the window AGGCAACCCGTCCTTTAGGGATCACTGATGTGGTTTTTCGAGATGCACATCAGTCGCTGTTTGCAACTCGCTTGCGGTTGGAGGATATGTTACCTGTCGCAGAACAGCTGGATGATATAGGTTTCTGGTCCCTGGAAACCTGGGGCGGAGCTACCTTTGATGCCTGTATCCGTTTTTTGGGCGAAGATCCCTGGGAGCGCCTTAGGGAGCTGAAAAAGGTGATGCCGAAAACCCGCCAGCAGATGCTGCTCAGGGGACAAAACCTCCTGGGATACCGGCATTATGCGGATGATATGGTGGATAAATTTGTTGAAAGGGCGGTAGCCAATGGCATGGATGTTTTCAGGGTTTTTGATGCCATGAATGATCCACGAAATCTGGATCGGGCAATGAGGGCGGTTAAAAAACAGGGAGCACACGCTCAGGGAACCCTATCCTATACGACAAGCCCTGTGCACACCCTGGATAGCTGGATAGATTTGGCCTGTGAAATTGAAAGCCTTGGCGCTGATTCGCTTTGCATTAAAGATATGGCGGGTATTATGACGCCCTATGATGCCTATGAGCTGGTTTCAAAATTAAAGCAATCTACCAGCCTGGAAATTCAGCTACATTGTCATGCCACTTCTGGCCTTTCATCCATGACAATTCTAAAGGCAGTCGAAGCCGGTGTGGATCGAGTGGATACTGCAATCTCATCCATGTCCATGACCTATGGCCATTCCCCGACAGAGTCAATTATCGCCACATTAAAAGGTACAGAAAGGGATACAGGACTGGACTTAAAGCCTCTCGAGGCTATTGCATCCCATTTTCGCGGTGTTCGAAAAAAATATGCAGGATTTGAAGGGGCCCTTAAGGGGATTGATTCCCGTATATTAACTGCCCAGGTTCCCGGGGGAATGTTAACTAATCTTGAAAGTCAGTTAAGGGAGCAGGGAGCCAGTGACCGGTTTGATGAGGTGCTTAACGAGATTCCACGGGTCAGGGAAGACCTTGGGTTTATTCCACTGGTCACCCCCACATCACAGATTGTTGGAACCCAGGCTGTTTTGAATGTATTGACCGGGCAGCGCTATCAGACAATATCAAAGGAAACCCGGGGAATATTAAAAGGTGAGTATGGTGCAGCGCCCGCACCTTTCAACCAGGAATTACAGGCACAAGTATTGAATGGTAATAAACCGGTTACCTGCCGTCCCGCCGACTTGCTTGATAATGAAATGGATAAGATCACGGCCGAGCTTCAGGGTATTGCTAATGATAAGGGGGTTAGCCTGGCCGCTGACAGGGAAGATGATGTTTTAACCTATGCCATGTTCCCACAGGTGGGCTTGAAGTTTTTGGAAAATCGCAATAATACCGCTGCCTTTGAGCCTGCACCTGATATTAAAACAACGGCAGTGACTGCTTCGTCCGGTCATGACTCAGAGTCATCTGAACCGGGTATTTACACGGTGAAAGTTAATGGCAATGCCTATCTGGTTGAAGTCATGGAAGGGGGGGAGTTAACCCGGGTTGAAAATCAAGTCGTGGCCGCTTCTCCACAGAATGCCTCGGGTGCTGAGGTATTGCCAGCACCTTTAGCGGGTAATATCTGGAAAATTTTGGTGAAGGCCGGAGATACAGTTAGTGAAGGTGATGTGCTGTTAATTCTGGAGGCCATGAAAATGGAGACAGAGGTAAAAGCTCCCAGGGCAGGCCAAATTACCAGTGTTAATGTGAAAGAAGGTGCCAGTGTTGCCGTGGGTGATTCTCTACTTTCGCTTTCATAAACAGGGAATGGGTTGAAATGGAAAAGCTGTTAAATCTTTGGTATGGCTCTGGATTATACAACCTGACCGGTGGTCAGTTAATAATGATTGTGGTTGGGATATTGCTGCTCTATTTGGCCATTCACAAGAAATTTGAGCCTTTGCTGCTTGTGCCAATAGGGTTTGGGGGGATTCTGGCCAATATTCCCGAGGCAGGCTTGGCTCTCTCTGCTGTTGAGCAGGCGGTTTATCAGGGTTCTCAGGCTCTTATGCTGGAAATTGGCTCATTGCTTGGTGTTAGCTCTCTGTCGCCCGGGGATTTGTTGACGGGCTATTCTGAAGCTCCCTTTTCTATACGGGAGGCTGTGGATGGCATCGTTGAGGATTATGGCTTTAGTCATGGAATTCTATATCAGTTCTATAATGTTGCAATTGCCAGTGGTGTGGCACCTTTATTGATTTTTATGGGAGTGGGGGCAATGACCGATTTTGG encodes:
- the oadA gene encoding sodium-extruding oxaloacetate decarboxylase subunit alpha, giving the protein MSEATRPLGITDVVFRDAHQSLFATRLRLEDMLPVAEQLDDIGFWSLETWGGATFDACIRFLGEDPWERLRELKKVMPKTRQQMLLRGQNLLGYRHYADDMVDKFVERAVANGMDVFRVFDAMNDPRNLDRAMRAVKKQGAHAQGTLSYTTSPVHTLDSWIDLACEIESLGADSLCIKDMAGIMTPYDAYELVSKLKQSTSLEIQLHCHATSGLSSMTILKAVEAGVDRVDTAISSMSMTYGHSPTESIIATLKGTERDTGLDLKPLEAIASHFRGVRKKYAGFEGALKGIDSRILTAQVPGGMLTNLESQLREQGASDRFDEVLNEIPRVREDLGFIPLVTPTSQIVGTQAVLNVLTGQRYQTISKETRGILKGEYGAAPAPFNQELQAQVLNGNKPVTCRPADLLDNEMDKITAELQGIANDKGVSLAADREDDVLTYAMFPQVGLKFLENRNNTAAFEPAPDIKTTAVTASSGHDSESSEPGIYTVKVNGNAYLVEVMEGGELTRVENQVVAASPQNASGAEVLPAPLAGNIWKILVKAGDTVSEGDVLLILEAMKMETEVKAPRAGQITSVNVKEGASVAVGDSLLSLS